Proteins from a genomic interval of Acidimicrobiia bacterium:
- the rplS gene encoding 50S ribosomal protein L19, with product MNEIDHIESAQLRTDLPKFGPGDVVKVHVRVVEGGRERTQVFEGVVIAKNGGGIRESFTVRKVSFGVGVERVFPLHAPIIQQIEVSRRGDVRRAKLYYLRDRVGKAARIKEKRD from the coding sequence ATGAATGAAATCGACCACATCGAAAGCGCTCAGCTGCGCACGGACCTTCCGAAGTTCGGACCGGGCGACGTCGTCAAAGTACACGTCCGGGTCGTCGAAGGCGGCCGGGAGCGGACCCAGGTCTTCGAAGGCGTCGTAATCGCCAAAAACGGTGGCGGGATTCGCGAATCTTTCACCGTCCGCAAAGTCAGTTTCGGTGTTGGCGTTGAGCGGGTATTTCCGCTGCATGCCCCGATCATTCAGCAGATCGAGGTCTCCAGACGGGGCGACGTACGACGCGCCAAGCTCTACTATCTTCGGGATCGGGTCGGAAAAGCCGCCCGCATCAAGGAGAAGCGGGACTGA
- the lepB gene encoding signal peptidase I has product MIPPSEPAYRDPFADSAAYEPPPSITETKPKRKSFLAELPILIIIALAIAIVLKALLVQAFWIPSQSMVPTLLVDDRVFVNKLMAFTDLERGDVVVFISPFIEADTPAEPIGTRILETIKQTFGITSTAVPDDLIKRVIGLPGETIEIRDNHVLVDGTSIDEPYLAENVQMADMPPRTLRDDELWVMGDNRDFSSDSRRFGPIKVNNVVGRAFVRFWPTDRWGSI; this is encoded by the coding sequence CTGATTCCTCCATCAGAGCCAGCCTATCGGGATCCCTTCGCTGACTCGGCGGCCTACGAACCGCCGCCATCGATAACCGAGACAAAACCGAAGCGTAAATCGTTCCTCGCTGAGCTACCGATCCTCATCATTATTGCGCTCGCTATCGCAATCGTCCTCAAAGCGCTTCTGGTCCAGGCCTTTTGGATTCCTTCCCAGTCGATGGTGCCAACGCTTCTTGTCGATGACCGGGTTTTCGTCAACAAGCTGATGGCGTTCACTGATCTCGAACGAGGTGACGTGGTGGTTTTCATCTCACCGTTCATCGAAGCGGACACTCCGGCGGAACCGATCGGAACCCGGATCCTCGAGACCATCAAACAGACGTTTGGGATCACGAGTACGGCGGTTCCCGACGACCTGATCAAACGGGTCATCGGGTTACCAGGCGAAACAATCGAGATCCGGGACAATCATGTGCTGGTAGATGGGACTTCTATCGACGAGCCGTATCTCGCCGAGAATGTCCAGATGGCCGATATGCCACCCCGAACGTTGCGCGACGACGAGTTGTGGGTCATGGGTGATAATCGAGACTTTTCTTCAGATAGTCGTCGGTTCGGGCCGATAAAGGTGAATAATGTCGTCGGGCGTGCTTTCGTAAGATTCTGGCCGACGGACCGTTGGGGCAGCATCTGA
- a CDS encoding DUF2469 family protein has protein sequence MNEEDLERYESAVELQLYKEYRDVLPMFKFVVETERRFYLANSVEVNERAANGTVYFEVLLEDAWVWDMYRPARFLQRVRVMSFRDLNIEELEPGVQI, from the coding sequence GTGAACGAAGAAGATCTTGAGCGATACGAGTCGGCTGTGGAACTCCAGTTGTACAAGGAGTATCGCGACGTTCTGCCCATGTTCAAGTTCGTCGTCGAGACCGAACGGCGGTTTTACCTGGCCAATAGTGTCGAAGTCAACGAGCGAGCTGCGAACGGGACGGTTTACTTCGAGGTCCTCCTGGAGGATGCTTGGGTATGGGATATGTACCGTCCGGCAAGGTTCCTTCAACGAGTCAGGGTCATGAGCTTCCGAGATCTCAACATCGAGGAACTCGAGCCGGGCGTCCAGATCTAA
- a CDS encoding YraN family protein — MGYVPSGKVPSTSQGHELPRSQHRGTRAGRPDLTIPGLDKRQVGRLGEDLACGFLVRQGLRIIERNVRVGRGELDVIAGHGDLRIAVEIKTLSDPGDEPFRTFTPAKRRQVIALASGYRCDRSDLVVVEFGGNGVLFRWLPAQ; from the coding sequence ATGGGATATGTACCGTCCGGCAAGGTTCCTTCAACGAGTCAGGGTCATGAGCTTCCGAGATCTCAACATCGAGGAACTCGAGCCGGGCGTCCAGATCTAACCATTCCAGGTCTCGACAAGCGTCAGGTCGGCCGGCTGGGGGAAGATCTCGCCTGCGGGTTCCTGGTTCGTCAGGGCCTGCGGATCATCGAACGGAACGTTCGGGTTGGCCGCGGCGAACTCGATGTCATTGCCGGCCATGGTGACCTTCGAATCGCAGTCGAGATCAAAACGCTTTCGGATCCCGGCGATGAGCCATTCCGCACCTTCACCCCGGCCAAACGACGTCAGGTAATCGCCCTGGCTTCCGGGTATCGCTGTGACCGATCCGATCTCGTTGTGGTCGAATTCGGCGGCAACGGTGTTCTGTTCCGCTGGCTGCCGGCTCAATGA
- a CDS encoding enoyl-CoA hydratase/isomerase family protein, translated as MIRIDDDDQIRTLTIDWPDRMNAIPPDGWETLHHHVTEFELSAQRILIITGAGGNFCAGANLSADSSQHGVAARHNHMQAIGAAANALIRTTKPTIAAVDGVAVGAGMNLALACDVVIATPEARFSEIFAKRGLTLDFGGSWLLPRIVGLQRAKEISLSGRIVSATEARQIGLCIDLVDQDQLLARARELAISFLGGAPVAQLLTKQALNRSFELSLEEALSNEARSQAICLGSEDAGEGVRAFIEKRSPHWKGR; from the coding sequence ATGATTCGCATCGATGACGACGATCAAATCCGCACCCTGACCATCGACTGGCCGGACCGGATGAACGCGATCCCCCCCGACGGATGGGAAACACTTCATCATCACGTCACGGAATTCGAACTGTCGGCGCAACGGATCCTCATCATCACGGGGGCCGGCGGTAACTTCTGTGCCGGGGCGAACCTGTCAGCTGACTCTTCTCAACATGGGGTGGCGGCCCGCCACAACCATATGCAAGCGATCGGGGCAGCCGCCAACGCCCTGATACGCACCACCAAACCCACCATCGCGGCCGTCGACGGCGTGGCGGTGGGAGCCGGAATGAACCTGGCGCTGGCGTGCGATGTCGTCATCGCCACTCCCGAAGCCCGGTTCTCGGAAATCTTCGCAAAGCGTGGCCTGACACTCGATTTTGGCGGTTCGTGGCTCCTGCCGCGCATCGTCGGCTTGCAACGAGCGAAGGAAATCTCGCTGAGCGGCCGGATCGTATCCGCTACCGAAGCCAGACAAATCGGGTTATGCATCGATCTCGTCGACCAGGATCAGCTCCTTGCCCGAGCCAGGGAACTGGCAATCAGTTTCCTCGGAGGGGCTCCCGTCGCTCAGCTCCTCACCAAACAAGCCCTCAATCGATCGTTCGAACTCTCGCTTGAGGAAGCTCTCAGCAACGAGGCCCGCTCCCAGGCGATCTGCCTTGGCTCCGAAGACGCCGGCGAAGGTGTCAGGGCGTTCATCGAAAAGCGCTCGCCGCATTGGAAGGGACGATGA
- a CDS encoding YifB family Mg chelatase-like AAA ATPase, whose product MYASVSSVALKGVEPQPVSVEVFIGRPASTPMTIVGLPDTAVREARERVKAAILESGFRFPHGRVIVNLAPADLPKVGSAYDLPIAIGVLVAAGLVPPQAAGVVALGELALDGTVRPARGGLGAGLVAKGKGIPAVLAPDSAAEAVRVDGADVRAVGSLAEALGVVLRGEPGQPIPVGALKSQPTSELAEVRGQALARRALEIAAAGGHHLLMWGPPGSGKTMLSRSLPSVLPPLTANESLEVAQIWAAGGRGTPSRDRRPFRSPHHSATPAALIGGGSGIPVPGEVSYAHHGVLFLDEVGEFSAQLLNHLRQPLEDGTVTIARKGISVRFPSRFQLVGATNPCPCGYFGDPLVACECPPPAVAKYRRRLSGPLIDRFDVRVSVPRPERNELLGAPGESSEVVAARVLTARKRQVDRGCINRLLSRRRLDEMDWHRDARSLVDRAFDQLALTARGYDRVRRVARTVADLDESDSVGPRHVAEALGFRGTW is encoded by the coding sequence ATGTACGCATCAGTTTCATCAGTCGCTCTCAAAGGTGTTGAACCACAACCGGTAAGCGTCGAGGTCTTCATTGGCCGGCCCGCCTCGACCCCTATGACGATCGTAGGTTTGCCAGACACCGCGGTACGCGAAGCTCGCGAGCGGGTGAAAGCCGCCATTCTGGAGTCAGGTTTCCGATTCCCACATGGACGGGTGATCGTCAATCTTGCCCCGGCCGACCTTCCGAAGGTCGGCTCCGCCTACGACCTACCAATTGCCATTGGTGTGTTGGTGGCGGCCGGGCTGGTCCCGCCCCAAGCGGCCGGCGTCGTCGCGCTGGGGGAGTTGGCTCTTGATGGAACGGTTCGGCCGGCTCGGGGTGGGCTAGGGGCGGGTCTCGTGGCGAAGGGGAAGGGTATTCCGGCCGTCTTGGCTCCCGATAGCGCTGCCGAAGCCGTCAGGGTGGATGGCGCCGATGTCCGGGCGGTTGGGTCTCTGGCGGAAGCTCTCGGGGTAGTACTCAGGGGCGAGCCCGGGCAACCGATTCCGGTCGGGGCCTTGAAAAGCCAGCCGACGAGTGAGTTGGCCGAGGTTCGGGGCCAGGCGCTGGCGAGGCGCGCCCTTGAGATTGCCGCCGCCGGTGGACATCATTTGCTCATGTGGGGACCTCCCGGGTCAGGCAAGACGATGTTGTCTCGTTCGCTTCCGAGCGTGCTGCCCCCACTCACGGCCAATGAGTCACTTGAGGTTGCTCAGATTTGGGCGGCCGGCGGCCGGGGCACTCCTAGCCGGGACCGGCGCCCCTTCCGATCGCCCCATCATTCAGCCACGCCCGCCGCTTTGATCGGAGGAGGTAGCGGGATTCCGGTTCCTGGAGAAGTCTCCTATGCCCATCATGGTGTCCTTTTCTTGGACGAGGTCGGCGAGTTTTCGGCCCAGCTTCTCAACCACCTCCGGCAACCTCTCGAGGACGGAACGGTGACGATTGCTCGTAAGGGCATTTCGGTACGGTTTCCTTCGAGGTTCCAGTTGGTCGGTGCCACCAATCCGTGCCCGTGCGGCTATTTCGGGGATCCGCTGGTAGCGTGCGAGTGTCCACCGCCGGCGGTAGCGAAGTATCGAAGGCGATTGTCAGGTCCGCTCATCGACCGGTTTGACGTCCGGGTCTCAGTACCTCGGCCAGAACGAAACGAACTTCTTGGGGCGCCAGGGGAATCGTCAGAGGTGGTAGCCGCCAGGGTGTTGACAGCCAGGAAACGCCAGGTCGACCGGGGCTGCATCAATCGGCTGTTGAGCCGACGGCGGCTTGACGAAATGGACTGGCATCGGGACGCCAGGTCGCTCGTCGATCGGGCGTTTGACCAACTGGCGTTGACGGCACGCGGGTATGACCGGGTCCGGCGTGTGGCTCGAACGGTGGCGGATCTCGACGAGTCTGACTCCGTTGGCCCCCGCCATGTAGCGGAAGCACTCGGGTTTCGAGGGACCTGGTGA
- the dprA gene encoding DNA-protecting protein DprA — MNRRDAALQLAYAPMHPDRRRQLCVDLGGPEGALRSIWSGKVTLPEDAVAATRIPADDRREALAVLGIGLRFMGDPDYPAGLADLANPPSVLFTRGSVPPVPGIAIVGTRRATGYGLRLAESFGRAMAGDGRTVVSGLAKGIDGAAHRGMVGAGGRGIAVLGSGVDRWYPAANRSLGEQILKNGSVISEYPPGTRPSPWRFPPRNRIIVGLSAVVLVVEAGMPGGAMITGRMATDEHRELFAVPGDIGRPASVGCNLLIRDGGWPVLGIDDLREAVNRILGPPVTNTQAAEKPRSGLGVPPVSPLVAACDPAGTPIDELAKRCHQSVTDVLVAITELELAGVVRVEAGRVVPQ; from the coding sequence GTGAACCGGAGAGATGCTGCCCTGCAGTTGGCGTACGCCCCGATGCATCCAGATCGCCGTCGGCAACTTTGTGTCGACCTGGGGGGCCCGGAGGGTGCCCTCCGCTCGATCTGGTCGGGAAAGGTGACGCTGCCCGAAGATGCGGTGGCTGCGACTCGGATACCCGCCGATGACCGTCGGGAGGCTCTGGCCGTCCTTGGAATCGGGCTGCGGTTTATGGGAGACCCCGACTATCCGGCAGGTCTGGCCGATCTGGCCAATCCACCATCCGTGTTGTTCACGCGCGGTTCTGTTCCGCCGGTGCCCGGTATTGCGATCGTGGGGACCCGGAGAGCCACCGGCTATGGGTTGCGATTGGCCGAGAGTTTCGGGCGGGCCATGGCTGGTGATGGTCGAACCGTGGTCAGTGGGCTGGCGAAAGGGATCGACGGAGCGGCCCATCGGGGCATGGTGGGGGCGGGCGGTCGGGGTATAGCGGTCCTCGGGAGCGGGGTTGACCGGTGGTACCCGGCCGCGAATCGATCGCTTGGCGAGCAAATCCTGAAGAACGGATCTGTGATCTCAGAGTACCCGCCCGGTACCCGACCCTCGCCGTGGCGCTTTCCGCCCCGTAACCGGATCATTGTTGGTCTGTCGGCGGTCGTGCTCGTTGTGGAAGCCGGGATGCCGGGAGGGGCAATGATCACCGGCCGAATGGCCACGGACGAGCATCGGGAGCTATTCGCGGTTCCGGGTGACATCGGTCGCCCCGCCTCGGTCGGATGCAATTTGCTGATTCGCGATGGGGGCTGGCCGGTACTCGGTATCGATGATCTGCGCGAAGCCGTCAACCGGATTCTCGGGCCGCCCGTTACGAACACCCAAGCCGCCGAAAAGCCCCGATCGGGGCTCGGCGTCCCTCCGGTGTCACCGTTGGTTGCCGCTTGCGACCCGGCCGGAACCCCCATAGATGAGTTGGCCAAGCGATGTCATCAGTCGGTCACCGACGTTCTCGTGGCCATTACGGAATTGGAGCTTGCCGGGGTTGTGCGGGTTGAGGCGGGACGAGTGGTTCCGCAATGA
- a CDS encoding 3-deoxy-7-phosphoheptulonate synthase, with translation MIPTSVDDTHIKEIAALKRPSQLKLEIPNRSESLVADSRQAIADILHGRDTKRLVVVIGPCSIHDVEVAAEYADKLMALRTRYADELLIVMRTYFEKPRTTVGWTGLVYDPQLDGSEDIPTGIEVSRRLLQTINDMGMPCAVELLDPITPQYFADFLSWAAIGARTVESQVHRQLASGMSAPIGFKNSTDGRVDVAVHAMKAAERSHSFFSVNFEGQLAMVRTNGNPDTHIVLRGGAGGPNYDAAAVKDAVARGKAQGIERPVMVDCSHGNSKKDHRRQPIVADEVLRQFKSGQNGIMGLMVESHINAGRQDWAPDVKLDHGVSITDACIGWDDTDLLLEKAAKVVAGR, from the coding sequence GTGATACCGACCTCGGTAGACGACACCCATATCAAGGAAATCGCCGCGTTGAAGCGGCCATCTCAGCTCAAACTTGAGATTCCCAACCGGTCCGAGAGCCTTGTGGCCGACTCCCGCCAGGCGATCGCAGACATTCTCCACGGTCGAGACACCAAGCGGCTTGTCGTGGTCATCGGACCATGTTCGATTCACGACGTCGAGGTTGCCGCCGAATACGCCGACAAGCTCATGGCGCTGAGAACCCGTTACGCCGATGAGCTACTGATCGTTATGCGTACCTACTTCGAAAAGCCCCGGACCACGGTGGGGTGGACAGGATTGGTTTATGACCCACAACTGGACGGATCCGAAGATATCCCGACAGGCATCGAAGTATCCAGGCGTTTGCTTCAAACGATCAACGACATGGGCATGCCATGCGCAGTCGAGCTACTCGACCCGATCACTCCGCAGTACTTCGCCGACTTCCTGTCGTGGGCGGCGATCGGTGCCAGAACCGTCGAAAGTCAGGTTCATCGCCAGCTGGCGAGCGGTATGTCAGCTCCGATCGGTTTCAAGAACTCAACCGACGGTCGGGTCGACGTCGCCGTTCATGCCATGAAGGCTGCCGAACGTTCCCATAGTTTCTTCAGCGTCAATTTCGAGGGTCAGCTCGCCATGGTGCGAACCAACGGCAACCCCGATACCCATATTGTTCTTCGGGGCGGAGCCGGCGGGCCGAACTATGACGCGGCGGCCGTGAAGGATGCGGTTGCTCGAGGCAAGGCGCAAGGAATCGAGCGTCCGGTGATGGTCGATTGTTCTCATGGCAATTCGAAGAAGGATCACCGACGCCAACCGATCGTCGCCGATGAGGTGTTACGCCAATTCAAGTCTGGCCAGAACGGCATCATGGGCCTGATGGTTGAAAGTCACATAAACGCCGGCCGGCAGGACTGGGCGCCGGATGTAAAGCTCGACCATGGCGTGTCGATCACCGATGCTTGCATCGGGTGGGATGACACGGACCTACTCCTGGAGAAGGCTGCCAAAGTCGTTGCGGGTCGTTGA
- a CDS encoding tyrosine-type recombinase/integrase, which yields MVQIPDPPAWALDSFERYLVRLKVQRGLSPHSIAAYRRDISQFLAFCDRGSIQSLAEIDRRFIRRFLAYLDTLGYARGSIRRKSSSVKGFFADLALRGEIPSNPAQQLARTKTPQRLPKALPQRAVAEFIEAIDGDEPIELRDRAILETLYATGLRVSELASLTTSIGGADTVTVRGKGNKDRVVPIGGPAVRSIERWLAKGRPRMVGSVQNDALWIGIRGRSLDPRGIRRIIQQRAGTFPHALRHSFATHLLEGGADLRAVQEMLGHVELATTQLYTAITRDHLKATYERSHPRA from the coding sequence GTGGTCCAAATACCTGATCCGCCCGCTTGGGCGCTTGATTCATTCGAACGGTACCTCGTTCGTCTAAAGGTCCAACGAGGATTGTCACCTCACTCGATCGCCGCATACCGACGAGACATCAGTCAATTCTTGGCCTTCTGTGACCGAGGGTCCATCCAATCCCTTGCTGAAATCGATCGGCGCTTCATACGACGTTTCCTGGCCTACCTCGACACCCTCGGTTATGCCCGGGGGAGTATTCGCCGCAAATCATCGTCGGTGAAAGGCTTTTTTGCCGATCTGGCTTTGCGTGGGGAAATCCCCAGTAACCCGGCCCAGCAACTTGCCAGGACGAAGACTCCTCAAAGACTGCCCAAAGCGCTACCACAGCGGGCGGTCGCCGAGTTCATTGAGGCAATCGACGGCGACGAACCGATTGAACTGCGTGATCGGGCCATCCTCGAGACGTTGTATGCCACCGGGCTACGGGTCTCCGAGCTGGCCTCGTTGACGACGTCCATCGGGGGAGCAGACACCGTGACCGTGCGCGGTAAGGGCAACAAGGACCGGGTTGTTCCGATCGGCGGACCGGCTGTGCGAAGCATCGAACGATGGCTCGCCAAAGGACGCCCGCGGATGGTTGGATCGGTTCAGAACGATGCTCTCTGGATAGGTATTCGAGGAAGATCCCTCGATCCACGAGGTATACGGCGTATCATCCAGCAACGTGCGGGAACCTTCCCGCACGCACTGCGCCACTCGTTCGCGACGCATCTCCTGGAAGGAGGAGCAGATCTACGTGCTGTGCAGGAAATGTTAGGGCACGTTGAATTGGCGACCACGCAGCTTTACACTGCGATAACTCGAGACCACCTCAAGGCGACATATGAGCGAAGCCACCCGCGGGCATAA
- the whiG gene encoding RNA polymerase sigma factor WhiG, whose translation MSEATRGHKSSEEHVQQMWVDFKSTASERAREGLILHYSPLVKFVAGRVGVGLPRSVEQSDLISYGIFGLIDAIDKFDLERGFKFETYAINRVKGAILDELRALDWVPRSVRARAREIERSLQELEHKLQRTPSEEELSDKMEMPLSQLQDTLGEISSLGLVALDELLGRDSDSSSVGDVLPDPRGMTPEAAFQVEETKRVVADAINRLPDRERLVVTLYYYEGLTLAEIGEVLGVTESRVCQIHTKAVMSLRNRMAVTN comes from the coding sequence ATGAGCGAAGCCACCCGCGGGCATAAGTCATCCGAAGAACATGTTCAGCAGATGTGGGTGGACTTCAAGTCCACCGCCTCCGAACGAGCCCGTGAGGGTCTCATCCTCCATTATTCACCACTTGTGAAGTTCGTCGCGGGCCGCGTTGGCGTCGGCCTGCCGAGAAGCGTCGAGCAGTCCGATCTGATCTCGTACGGCATCTTCGGACTCATCGATGCCATCGATAAATTCGATCTCGAGCGTGGATTCAAGTTCGAGACCTACGCCATCAATCGTGTCAAGGGCGCCATCCTCGACGAGTTGCGGGCCCTCGATTGGGTCCCGCGTTCGGTCCGAGCTCGGGCCAGGGAGATCGAACGCTCCCTCCAGGAACTTGAGCACAAGCTGCAGCGGACGCCATCTGAAGAAGAACTGTCTGACAAGATGGAGATGCCACTCAGTCAGCTTCAGGACACGCTGGGTGAGATTTCATCGCTCGGGTTGGTAGCTCTCGATGAACTCCTCGGCCGCGATTCGGACTCGTCGTCGGTGGGTGACGTATTGCCTGATCCTCGCGGGATGACCCCGGAAGCTGCTTTCCAGGTCGAGGAGACCAAGCGGGTGGTTGCCGACGCAATCAACCGTCTTCCCGATCGGGAACGACTCGTCGTAACCCTTTACTACTACGAAGGATTGACGCTCGCAGAAATCGGAGAGGTGCTTGGGGTTACCGAATCGAGGGTCTGCCAGATTCATACCAAAGCTGTCATGAGCCTTCGTAACCGCATGGCTGTTACCAACTGA
- the rpsB gene encoding 30S ribosomal protein S2, producing the protein MSVVTIKQLLEAGVHFGHRTQRWNPKMKPYIFGDRNGIHIIDLRQSLEKANEAAEFVKKEVAAGGTVLFVGTKKQVAGAIAEAADRASMPYVNYRWLGGMLTNFTTIQKRIFYMRELERMHETGEFAGRPKKERLKLSREYEKLQRNLGGVVNLKSIPNCLFIIDINVEATAVKEANRLGIPVIAVVDSNCDPTGVDIVIPGNDDAVRSAQLLAGIIAQAAIDGKQLVGKSDLEEMTEKDVSSEPTDDAAVEA; encoded by the coding sequence ATGTCTGTTGTCACAATCAAACAACTGTTGGAAGCCGGCGTCCACTTCGGTCACCGCACCCAGCGTTGGAACCCGAAGATGAAGCCCTATATTTTTGGCGATCGCAACGGGATCCACATCATTGACCTACGCCAAAGCCTGGAGAAGGCCAACGAGGCGGCCGAGTTCGTCAAGAAGGAAGTCGCTGCCGGCGGTACCGTTCTGTTCGTAGGAACCAAGAAGCAGGTCGCAGGTGCCATAGCTGAGGCAGCCGACCGAGCCTCGATGCCGTACGTGAACTATCGCTGGCTCGGTGGCATGCTCACCAACTTCACCACCATTCAGAAGCGCATCTTCTACATGCGTGAACTGGAGCGTATGCACGAAACCGGTGAGTTTGCCGGTCGGCCCAAGAAGGAACGTCTCAAGCTCAGCCGTGAATACGAAAAGCTTCAGCGCAACCTTGGTGGCGTGGTGAATCTCAAGTCGATACCTAACTGCTTGTTCATCATCGACATCAACGTCGAGGCGACGGCTGTGAAAGAAGCAAACCGGCTTGGCATCCCCGTTATCGCGGTGGTTGACTCGAACTGTGATCCGACCGGAGTCGATATCGTCATTCCTGGCAATGATGACGCCGTTCGGTCTGCGCAGCTCCTGGCCGGCATCATCGCCCAGGCAGCCATCGATGGGAAGCAACTCGTTGGCAAGTCCGATTTAGAAGAAATGACCGAAAAAGACGTCAGCTCAGAACCGACTGATGACGCCGCGGTAGAAGCATAG
- a CDS encoding elongation factor Ts: MAEFSAKDVQELRQATSVGMMDAKKALVASEGDFDKAVTYLREKGLAATAKRADRDASEGCIGSYLHNQAGRDVQGVLVYLSSETDFVAKSPEFVETARDIAMHIAWGKPDFLTREEIPAEDLRSEADIIANQAKNEGKPDTVIPKIVEGRLEKYYQDRVLLDQPFVKSDKFEGTVGELVQQLAAKMGENIAIKSFSRIAVGEN; encoded by the coding sequence ATGGCTGAATTTTCCGCTAAAGATGTACAGGAGTTACGGCAGGCAACGTCCGTTGGAATGATGGACGCCAAGAAGGCTCTGGTCGCGTCGGAAGGTGATTTCGACAAGGCAGTCACCTACCTGCGTGAGAAGGGACTGGCCGCCACGGCCAAGCGGGCCGATCGGGACGCTTCGGAGGGTTGCATAGGGAGCTATCTCCACAATCAGGCGGGACGCGATGTTCAGGGCGTCCTCGTTTATCTGTCATCCGAGACCGATTTTGTCGCCAAGAGCCCGGAATTCGTCGAAACCGCCCGTGACATTGCGATGCATATCGCCTGGGGAAAGCCAGATTTCTTGACCAGGGAAGAAATCCCTGCAGAGGATCTCCGGAGCGAAGCCGACATTATCGCCAATCAGGCCAAGAATGAGGGTAAACCTGACACGGTCATCCCCAAGATTGTCGAAGGACGTCTTGAGAAGTACTACCAGGATCGGGTCCTGCTTGATCAGCCGTTCGTAAAGTCGGACAAGTTCGAAGGCACCGTTGGCGAATTGGTTCAGCAACTGGCCGCCAAGATGGGTGAGAACATCGCGATCAAATCGTTCTCCCGTATCGCCGTCGGCGAAAACTAG
- a CDS encoding UMP kinase codes for MEPRRVLLKLSGEAFADVELGYGIDPATVRRVAREVADAIEQGVEVAIVVGGGNIFRGVSSAAAGMDQASADYMGMLATVINALALRDALEKEDVETRVQSAITMQQLAEPYIRLRAIRHLEKGRVVIFAAGTGNPFFTTDTAAALRAAEIGADEVLKATMVDGVYDSDPRINPDAEFIHEIGYMEVLARGLNVMDLTAVTLCKENNLPIRVFSLREPGNITKVVAGADLGTLVH; via the coding sequence ATGGAACCTCGCCGGGTCCTCCTCAAATTGTCCGGGGAAGCATTTGCCGATGTCGAACTCGGATACGGGATTGATCCGGCGACGGTCCGGCGGGTAGCCAGAGAGGTTGCCGACGCGATCGAACAAGGAGTCGAAGTTGCCATCGTTGTTGGTGGCGGCAACATCTTCCGGGGCGTGTCTTCGGCCGCGGCCGGCATGGACCAGGCGAGCGCCGACTACATGGGGATGCTGGCGACGGTTATCAACGCCCTGGCGTTGCGCGACGCTCTCGAAAAGGAAGATGTCGAGACCCGGGTCCAGTCAGCCATCACGATGCAACAGCTTGCCGAACCGTACATTCGGCTTCGGGCGATCCGTCATCTCGAAAAAGGTCGGGTCGTTATCTTCGCGGCTGGGACCGGCAACCCGTTCTTCACGACGGACACTGCGGCAGCGCTCCGCGCGGCCGAGATCGGGGCGGACGAGGTGCTCAAGGCAACGATGGTCGATGGCGTCTATGACTCCGATCCGCGTATCAACCCGGACGCGGAGTTCATTCATGAAATCGGATACATGGAAGTCCTCGCTCGTGGCTTGAACGTCATGGACTTGACCGCCGTGACTCTGTGCAAAGAGAACAATCTTCCTATCAGGGTGTTTAGCCTTAGAGAACCGGGCAATATCACCAAGGTTGTGGCCGGAGCGGATCTCGGGACTCTGGTGCATTAG
- the frr gene encoding ribosome recycling factor, translated as MIDELLAEAELKMDGAVEHAQQEFTTIRTGRANPGILHRIMVDYYGAPTPLQQLATFSVPEPRLLVVQPFDRGSLQEIEKAISSSSLGLNPSNDGTVIRLVFPQLTSDRRKELIKVVKAMAEDGRVAIRSIRRGIKEDLEALSGEVSDDDIRRAEKSLQDATDRHTARIDELLGHKEQELLEV; from the coding sequence ATGATTGACGAACTTCTGGCGGAAGCAGAACTGAAAATGGACGGTGCTGTCGAGCACGCTCAGCAAGAGTTCACCACCATTCGGACCGGTCGGGCCAACCCGGGCATTCTTCATCGGATCATGGTCGATTACTACGGTGCTCCGACCCCCCTCCAACAACTCGCCACCTTTTCCGTTCCCGAACCTCGATTGCTGGTTGTTCAACCGTTCGACCGTGGATCGCTTCAGGAAATCGAGAAAGCGATCAGCAGTTCGTCTCTCGGGCTCAACCCTTCGAACGATGGAACGGTCATCCGGCTCGTATTTCCGCAGCTCACCTCGGATCGTCGTAAGGAGCTCATCAAGGTCGTCAAAGCCATGGCCGAGGATGGCCGGGTGGCGATTCGGAGCATTCGACGCGGTATCAAGGAAGACCTCGAAGCGCTTTCCGGCGAAGTGAGTGATGACGACATTCGACGGGCAGAGAAGAGCCTCCAGGATGCCACTGACCGCCACACGGCAAGAATCGATGAGCTCTTGGGTCACAAGGAGCAAGAGCTCCTGGAGGTTTAG